TAGCATGTTATGTTTAGTCCGCCCATGTCTGCCCCGCCTCCAGACACCCCCACACGACCCAGTCCCCCTACCGCTGTTGCACCTGAAGCTGTTTCAGTCGCGGTGGATCAAGCCAGGGAGAGGGATGTGGCTCCCTGGGTGGTCATACCGCCCACTGACCTTGATAGCAACGAACCCCAATTGGAAAGTTATCAGCATCTCCAACAACTCTTGCTCCTGCTGAAGTGTAGCGAGGGGGGATGGGTCGGCCCAGACGCTGCGCGATCGCCCTGTTCTCAAGCCCGTTGGCGGTTACTGGCCTTGCGTCTCGACTCTCCGGCGGAGGTGCTGGGCGAACGGGGTGATTTGCGTTGGCGGGGCGTGAGTGAGCTGGGACTGGCGGGCGAGGCCGTTGGCACTGGGGGTAAATCAGGGGCAGCAGAGAGTTGTCGCAAACTGGTAGCCTGAGTGAGTAGCAGCTCCGCAAATGCCGTTGCCGATCCGTGACCATCCTGCCCAACTTCACCCCCTGCCAATTGGGCGAGTTCCTGGCGACGTTGAGTCGAATCCAGCTTTTGTACCTGGACAATCGTACGTTCGGCGGCGGCTTGATCGCCGTTATCGCTGATCATCACCACCTGCTTCGCAACCCGGAAATGGTGATCAGCCATCGCCGCTACGATCGGCTGGTGAGTGACACACAACACCTGCTGATTGCGTGCCAGTTGATGCAACTTGTGGGCGATCGCTTGAGCTACCCGCCCTGAGACCCCCACGTCAATTTCATCCAAGATCAGAACCGGCGTTAAACTGGCACCCCCCTGTGTCAGTACCGCCTTTAGGGCCAACAAAAACCGACTCATCTCACCCCCGGAAGCCGTTGCCGCCAGCGGTTGCAGTGGCTCGCCTGGATTGGGACTAAAGTAAAAATCGACGCGATCAGCCCCCGTAGCCGTGGGAGTTGTGGGCGTTAACAGGACCTGAAATTGGACGCGTTCCATTGCCAACTGCTTCAGTTCAGCGACCAGCGTTGCTTCCAGATGCTGGGCTGCCGCTTGACGGTATTGCGTGAGAGCCACACAGGCTTGCTCTAGGCGTTGCTGGTGAGCCTGACACGCCGCTGCCAATGCTTCCAGCGTTTCACCCGCCGCCGTCAGTTCTGCGAGTTCCTGGCGGATCTGTTCAGTATAGGCAATGGCATCGCCCAGCGTTGGTCCATACTTACGACAGATCTGCTTCAGTTCCTGAATGCGGGCTTCCACCACTTGCAGGCGATCGGGGTCGGTTTCCAGGCAACTGCCATAGGCATTAATTTGCCGTCCCGCTTCGGCAACCTGGGTCAGCGCACTGCTGACCAATTCCAGGATGCCCCCTAGTTGGGCATCATAGGCGTGCATATCGGTCAAGATCGCTTCCGCCTGTCCCAGCAGATCCGCCGCCGCCAGGCCTCCCTGCTCATTTTGATATAGGGCCTGATAGACCGCATAACTCTGTTGCTTGAGTTCAACACTGTGTCCCAAACGGTGGCGCTCCTGTTCCAGTTCCGTTAGCTCCTGGGGATCGCTCAATTGGGCCGCAGTCAATTCTTGTAGTTGGTATTGCAGTAGATCCAGACGTTGCAACCGCTGTTGCTGGGAGTGCTGCCGTGCCTCAAGGGCACGCAGAGCCGCTTGATAGTCGGCAAAGATCGCAGCCACCTGCTGCCGCTGTTGGTCTAGGGCCGGTCCCCCAAAACTATCTAGTAATTGGCGCTGGATGGCCGGTTGACCCAGTTGCAGGGTCTGACCTTGAGCCGTGATTTCCACCAAAGACTCGCGCAAGGTATCCAGTTGCTGCTTATTGACCAGGATGCCATTCACCCGCGAGCGACTGCGTAACCCCGTAGCCGTTATTGACAACTCGCGGCTACAGATCACCGTACCATCCTCCATCCCTGCGATCGCCTGTGCCGCTAACCACGTCTGGAGGGCGGGGGTCATCGAGAAACTCGCCTCCAGCAGCGTTCGCGTTGCGTCTTCTGCGCCGGACGATCGCGTGGCACCGGTGCGCAGCACCCGGCTGGTAACCTTATCGCCCAACACTGCCGCGATCGCATCGAGGATAATCGACTTACCGGCTCCCGTTTCCCCCGTCAGAACGTTTAACCCCGCTCCGAAGGTTAACTCCAGACGATCAATCAACGCAAAGTTCTCAATCCGCAGGGACAACAACATGACAATACCCCGATAGCTTGGCGACGCCCGCGGCGGATCGCTCAACCTGGAAACAATCACCACAATCGAGCGAGTCGCTAGCTCAAATCGCTCAGCAAGGCATCACCCTCAAGTCTAATCGGATCTGCCGGTATCTGTTGGGGCGGTAGTGGCAATCACCGGAGTTGCCTGCACAGACCCAAGCAATGGCCTACCGTCACGACTGTAGAACCTAGAACATCCTCGTCGGCATTTAGAACATGGCGGGCCGCGATAATGTGGCCACGAGCGTAGAACCCCTACCGTAGAACGCCTATGGAAACTTCAAAGCGGCTGTGTTCGTCGTCTCAAGATAGTCCCTGCCGGAAGGACTGGGGTTGCTGAAGGCAGCCATGCTCCCAGTGGCGGCGAGTTGACGGTCATGCGGCATCTGTCATGCTCGATAATGACAGGTTGTGGGTTGGCGTTAAGTCTGGGCAGACCAACACCACTCCTGTTGTTGGGCCACCCTGCCTTCAACCCAACTTCGTTCATCCCTCACTTGCCCCCTGGCTTTACCGATGAAATCCTAGACGATAACAGATAAATCGGGGAGACTACTGGTAAGGTGGGAAACGGAAATGTAGCGGGATCAGTAACAACCAAGTTCAAAGGCAAAGTGCATGGATAGATCTGGTGTGCGGGAGTGCTGGAATACGGTGAAGAAAACTCGCTTGTTTTCTGTTTTAGTGGCCACACTGGCCGCGTCGGCTAGCTTGGGCCTGTCGGAAACTGCCCAAGGCCAAACCCTTGTCCCCACGATCGGGACGACCCCCTCCCTACCAACCGTTAACCCGACAACTGCTGAGACGGTTCACTCAGTCATCGGCGTGGTCGTACCCACCCGTCCAGAGCAGAGCGACAGTCCTCAGACCGTCGAGTCTACAACGGTACCCGTGAGTGTCAGGTTTGGTGATCCCTTGCCTCAGCCCTTCGCCCCACCCCCACCGCAACCCCAGCTCCTGTCCCAAACGGCAGAGACGCGCGACAGTACCCCTGATACTGTCACTAACGCCGGGACTCTCCCCATCGTACCCCCTGTAGCTCCGATAGAAACGGTTCTAGAGGGAACCAACATCCCTGACCAGGCAACCCCTGACGAGCTGGAGTTAACGCCCCGGCAGCCCCCAGTCCCCAACGTCCAGATGGATTTGCCGACCCGGCCAGAGACCTCTCCCGAAGCAGAGGCTCCCCCGCCCACCCCGCCCGCGGTTCAGCCACCGGTTGGCCAACCTAGCCCCCCCGCTGATACCAGTGAGCCACGGGTCTTAGTGGCAGAGGTGCAAGTAGAGGGGGCTACGCCTACGCTCCAAAATGAAGTCTTCCAGGCGATTCGGACCCAACCTGGCCAAACGACGACGCGATCGCAGTTGCAAAGTGACATCAATGCCATTTTTGCCACGGGTTACTTTGCGCGCGTCCGAGCCGAACCTATTGATACCCCACTGGGTGTCCGGATTACCTTTTTCGTCGAGCCGAACCCCGCCTTGCGGGTGGTTCAGGTTGCCAATGCCAAGGTTCTACCGCCGGATGTGGTTGAGCGCATTTTTTCACCCCTGTATGGCCAAATCCTGAACCTGCGCCAACTCCAGGGGGGGATTCAGGAACTCAACAAGTGGTATCAGGAAAACGGTTATGTCTTGGCCCAAGTGGTCGATGCCCCTGAGATCTCACCGGATGGCACCGTAACGCTCCAAGTAGCGGAAGGGGTCATCGCCGATATCCAGGTCCAGTTCCTCAACAAGGATGGGGAAGCGACCGATGAAGCAGGTAACCCCATCAAGGGCCGAACCCGTCCCTTCATCATCACCCGTGAGTTTGAAACCAAAACCGGTGAGGTCTTTAACCGTCGGCGGATTGAAGATGATCTGAAACGGGTCTTTGGTTTGGGCATTTTTGAAGATGTGCGTCTGTCCTTAAACCCAGGGGAAAATCCCCAGGAAGTGGTGGTTGTCGTTAATGTGATCGAGCGTAATACGGGGTCGATCGCGGCGGGAGCCGGGATCAGTTCTGCTAGCGGGGTTTTCGGTTCCGTGAGCTACCAGGAGCAAAATCTGGGCGGGAACAACCAGAAATTAGGGGCGGAAATTCAGGTGGGCCAGCGGGAACTGCTGTTTGATGTTAACTTCACCGATCCCTGGATTGCCGGTGACCCCTATCGCACCTCCTACACAGTGAACGCTTTTCGGCGGCGCTCGATTTCCCTGATTTTTGATGGGGGTGACCCGGAAGTTGAGCTGCCCAATGGCGATCGCCCTCGCGTCGTACGTACAGGAGGGGGGATTAGCTTCAGCCGTCCCTTGCAAAATGGTTGGTCAGCTTCTACAGGTTTGCAGTATCAGCATGTCACAATTCGAGATGCCGATGGCGATCTCAGCCCCAAAGATGAAAAAGGTAACGATCTCAGTTTCAGTGGTACTGGCAAGGATGACTTGCTGACACTTCAGTTTGGCATGGTCAACGATCGTCGCGATAATGCCATCCGACCGACCCAAGGGTCATTACTGCGGTTTGGGGTTGAGCAATCGGTGCCCGTGGGGAATGGTTCCATTTTCTTTAATCGACTGCGGGGTAGTTATAGCTTCTACGTCCCCGTCCAATATGTGAACTTTGCCAAGGGGCCACAAGCCTTAGCCTTTAACTTCCAAGCCGGGACCGTGATTGGTGATCTGCCCCCCTATGAAGCCTTCTCCCTGGGGGGGGTAAACTCCGTGCGCGGTTACGATGAAGGTGAAGTCGGGAGTGGTCGTTCCTTTGTCCAGGCGAGTGCCGAGTACCGCTTCCCCCTGTTCTCGATCGTGGGGGGTGCCCTTTTTGTAGACTTTGCCAGCGATCTGGGGACAGGGGACAATGTTCCAGGTAATCCGGCAGGTATTCGGGGCAAACCGGGCTGGGGGGTCGGCTATGGTGCAGGGGTCCGGATCCAGTCGCCGTTAGGGGCGATTCGGATTGACTATGGCTTGAATAACGAAGGCGATAGTCGCGTTCATTTCGGCATTGGTGAGCGTTTCTAGGACAGACGATGACAGGATACCCAATCCTTACTGGACATAGCTTCCCGGAAACGCCCTGTTCGCCCAACTTCTCCCCTGGTGCAGCCCTTGCTCGGGTTGCCGGAGAATCTCCCCCCCCGCTGGCAGGCATTCACGCCGCGCCTTTGGCGGCAACCCAGCATACCCTGGCAGCGGCCTTTACTGCCACGGGGGTGGGGCTGCACAGTGGAGTATCGGTTCAGGTACGAGTTGGACCTGCAGCAGTGGGGAGGGGTCGCGCATTTATTCGGGTTGATTTACCCGAGCGTCCGCGTATCCCCGCTCATATTGACCGTGTTGATCAGACCCAATTATCAACAGAACTGCGGCACGGAGCGGCACGGGTTCGCACGGTCGAGCATTTACTCGCTGCCTTGGCGGGGATGGGCGTTGATAATGCCGAGATTGAAATTGATGGGCCAGAAGTTCCGCTGCTGGATGGATCAGCCCAGGATTGGGTACAGGCAATTATCGCTGTTGGTCTGGTCGATCAGGGAGAGCCACGATCAGTGTTAACATTGACGGAACCCGTCTGGGTCTGTCGAGACGATGCCTTTGTAGCGGCTTTCCCCGCCAGTGAACCCCGGTTCACCTATGGGATTGATTTTGAGTTGCCTGCGATCGGGAACCAGTGGCATAGCTGGTCACCTCAGCGGGAAGCCTTTGCCACAACCCTCGCACCGGCTCGCACCTTTGGGTTAGCGCACCAGATTGAGCAGTTACAGGCGCAGGGGTTGATCAAAGGTGGTAGTCTGGAGAATGCTCTCGTTTGTAGTGCCGACGGTTGGGTGAATCCGCCGTTACGATTTGCCAATGAACCCGCCCGCCATAAATTATTGGACCTGGTCGGAGATTTGAGCTTACTGGGTGCCTTACCCCGCGCCCATATTGTCGCCTACAAGGGGAGTCACGGGTTACATACCCAACTGGCTCGCTGTATTCAGGCGGGGTTGGTCATTCCCTAGGCGGTGGCCCTGCCGACAGTGCTCCTCGCCAACATCGCTGTGCGCTTGTCGTCTTCATTGTTTCTAACCCCAGGTCCATGTCCGTTTCTACCCGTGTCAATTTGAGTAACTCTGAAGTGCTCTCCCAGCACCCTGAGCAGGGTGCCTCGCCACCGTCTTCAAAAACAACCTTTGCGGCGGCGGAGATTCAAACCCTGCTGCCCCATCGTTATCCCTTTGCGCTGGTCGATCGCATTATCGAGTATGTACCGGGCAA
This DNA window, taken from Trichothermofontia sichuanensis B231, encodes the following:
- a CDS encoding BamA/TamA family outer membrane protein, which produces MDRSGVRECWNTVKKTRLFSVLVATLAASASLGLSETAQGQTLVPTIGTTPSLPTVNPTTAETVHSVIGVVVPTRPEQSDSPQTVESTTVPVSVRFGDPLPQPFAPPPPQPQLLSQTAETRDSTPDTVTNAGTLPIVPPVAPIETVLEGTNIPDQATPDELELTPRQPPVPNVQMDLPTRPETSPEAEAPPPTPPAVQPPVGQPSPPADTSEPRVLVAEVQVEGATPTLQNEVFQAIRTQPGQTTTRSQLQSDINAIFATGYFARVRAEPIDTPLGVRITFFVEPNPALRVVQVANAKVLPPDVVERIFSPLYGQILNLRQLQGGIQELNKWYQENGYVLAQVVDAPEISPDGTVTLQVAEGVIADIQVQFLNKDGEATDEAGNPIKGRTRPFIITREFETKTGEVFNRRRIEDDLKRVFGLGIFEDVRLSLNPGENPQEVVVVVNVIERNTGSIAAGAGISSASGVFGSVSYQEQNLGGNNQKLGAEIQVGQRELLFDVNFTDPWIAGDPYRTSYTVNAFRRRSISLIFDGGDPEVELPNGDRPRVVRTGGGISFSRPLQNGWSASTGLQYQHVTIRDADGDLSPKDEKGNDLSFSGTGKDDLLTLQFGMVNDRRDNAIRPTQGSLLRFGVEQSVPVGNGSIFFNRLRGSYSFYVPVQYVNFAKGPQALAFNFQAGTVIGDLPPYEAFSLGGVNSVRGYDEGEVGSGRSFVQASAEYRFPLFSIVGGALFVDFASDLGTGDNVPGNPAGIRGKPGWGVGYGAGVRIQSPLGAIRIDYGLNNEGDSRVHFGIGERF
- the recN gene encoding DNA repair protein RecN, giving the protein MLLSLRIENFALIDRLELTFGAGLNVLTGETGAGKSIILDAIAAVLGDKVTSRVLRTGATRSSGAEDATRTLLEASFSMTPALQTWLAAQAIAGMEDGTVICSRELSITATGLRSRSRVNGILVNKQQLDTLRESLVEITAQGQTLQLGQPAIQRQLLDSFGGPALDQQRQQVAAIFADYQAALRALEARQHSQQQRLQRLDLLQYQLQELTAAQLSDPQELTELEQERHRLGHSVELKQQSYAVYQALYQNEQGGLAAADLLGQAEAILTDMHAYDAQLGGILELVSSALTQVAEAGRQINAYGSCLETDPDRLQVVEARIQELKQICRKYGPTLGDAIAYTEQIRQELAELTAAGETLEALAAACQAHQQRLEQACVALTQYRQAAAQHLEATLVAELKQLAMERVQFQVLLTPTTPTATGADRVDFYFSPNPGEPLQPLAATASGGEMSRFLLALKAVLTQGGASLTPVLILDEIDVGVSGRVAQAIAHKLHQLARNQQVLCVTHQPIVAAMADHHFRVAKQVVMISDNGDQAAAERTIVQVQKLDSTQRRQELAQLAGGEVGQDGHGSATAFAELLLTQATSLRQLSAAPDLPPVPTASPASPSSLTPRQRKSPRSPSTSAGESRRKASNRQRA
- the lpxC gene encoding UDP-3-O-acyl-N-acetylglucosamine deacetylase; the encoded protein is MTGYPILTGHSFPETPCSPNFSPGAALARVAGESPPPLAGIHAAPLAATQHTLAAAFTATGVGLHSGVSVQVRVGPAAVGRGRAFIRVDLPERPRIPAHIDRVDQTQLSTELRHGAARVRTVEHLLAALAGMGVDNAEIEIDGPEVPLLDGSAQDWVQAIIAVGLVDQGEPRSVLTLTEPVWVCRDDAFVAAFPASEPRFTYGIDFELPAIGNQWHSWSPQREAFATTLAPARTFGLAHQIEQLQAQGLIKGGSLENALVCSADGWVNPPLRFANEPARHKLLDLVGDLSLLGALPRAHIVAYKGSHGLHTQLARCIQAGLVIP